A genome region from Ignavibacteriota bacterium includes the following:
- a CDS encoding GNAT family N-acetyltransferase, with product MGTAVITGTIRPLLRSDREPILRLIRATGVFSDEETAIAAELIDIVLDRPDQKDYEIAVYDEGAGPLGYTCIGPTPGTEGTFDLYWIAVDPALHGRGIGRELDLHVERSVRERNGRLIVAETSSTPRYDATRMFYQRRGYAELSRIADYYRPGDDLVVYGRYLVSQQGV from the coding sequence ATGGGAACAGCAGTGATCACCGGCACGATCCGTCCGCTGCTGCGGTCGGACAGAGAACCGATCCTTCGCCTCATCAGGGCGACGGGCGTGTTCAGTGACGAGGAGACCGCCATCGCCGCGGAACTGATCGACATCGTCCTCGACCGTCCGGACCAGAAAGACTACGAGATCGCCGTGTACGATGAAGGCGCTGGGCCGCTCGGCTACACGTGCATCGGTCCGACGCCCGGCACTGAAGGGACCTTCGATCTGTACTGGATCGCCGTCGACCCTGCACTGCACGGTCGGGGCATCGGACGGGAACTTGATCTTCATGTTGAACGTTCCGTCAGAGAGAGGAACGGGCGTCTCATCGTTGCAGAGACGTCATCGACACCACGCTATGATGCAACACGGATGTTTTACCAACGCCGGGGCTATGCTGAGCTCTCTCGTATCGCGGACTACTATCGTCCGGGCGATGACCTCGTGGTCTACGGCAGATATCTTGTCTCACAACAGGGAGTGTGA
- a CDS encoding KamA family radical SAM protein has protein sequence MEHWQEMLRQSVDSSKDLVERFGFNTELANRLNSLFHIRINPYYLSLIRYPGDPIWLQCIPDAKELEEDGLPEDPLAEDSHSPVPSIVHRYPDRVLFLTTSQCSMYCRFCTRKRKVGDSSKINMKYIQGGIDYIAAHPEIRDVIMSGGDPLMLTDFMLERIISGLRAIPHVEIIRLGTKMPCVLPQRVTPKLVKMLRKYHPIYINTHFNHPWECTLEAKRACEMIADAGIPLGNQAVLMKGVNDDPDVMLELMRKLLAMRVRPYYLYQADITKGANHFRTPVSVGLNIMDKLRGHTSGLAIPQFVIDAPGGGGKIPLLPQYVLGRNGNQIILRNYKYDIYTYPDVEEDPKIPTPTVERRFTRKKKRTAPTYAPDEAKV, from the coding sequence ATGGAACATTGGCAGGAAATGTTGCGGCAGAGTGTGGACAGTTCCAAGGACCTCGTCGAGAGGTTCGGGTTCAACACGGAACTCGCCAACCGTCTGAATAGCCTTTTTCATATCCGTATCAATCCATACTACCTCAGCCTCATCCGGTACCCCGGTGATCCCATCTGGCTCCAGTGCATTCCGGACGCCAAGGAGCTTGAGGAGGACGGATTGCCGGAGGACCCGCTGGCGGAGGATTCCCACAGCCCGGTTCCCAGTATCGTTCACCGGTATCCGGACCGGGTGCTGTTCCTGACCACGAGCCAGTGCTCGATGTACTGCCGCTTCTGCACGCGGAAGCGCAAGGTCGGCGACTCCAGCAAGATCAATATGAAGTACATCCAGGGGGGCATCGATTATATCGCCGCCCACCCGGAGATCCGGGACGTCATCATGTCGGGCGGTGATCCGCTGATGCTCACCGACTTCATGCTCGAGCGCATCATCTCCGGCCTGCGGGCGATCCCGCATGTCGAGATCATCCGTCTGGGCACCAAGATGCCGTGCGTGCTTCCGCAGCGCGTCACACCGAAGCTGGTGAAGATGCTCCGGAAGTACCATCCGATCTACATCAACACGCATTTCAACCATCCGTGGGAATGCACGCTCGAGGCCAAACGTGCCTGCGAAATGATCGCGGACGCCGGCATCCCGCTGGGCAACCAGGCGGTGCTGATGAAGGGCGTGAACGACGACCCGGATGTGATGCTGGAACTCATGCGCAAGCTGCTGGCGATGCGCGTCCGCCCGTACTACCTGTACCAGGCCGACATCACCAAGGGTGCGAACCATTTCCGCACACCGGTGAGCGTGGGGCTGAACATCATGGACAAGCTGCGCGGCCATACCTCCGGCCTGGCGATCCCGCAGTTCGTCATCGATGCCCCGGGCGGCGGCGGCAAGATCCCGCTCCTTCCGCAGTATGTGCTCGGACGGAACGGCAACCAGATCATCCTCCGCAACTACAAGTACGACATCTACACCTACCCCGACGTGGAAGAGGATCCGAAGATCCCGACCCCGACGGTGGAGCGGCGCTTCACGCGGAAGAAGAAACGTACCGCGCCGACCTACGCACCGGACGAGGCAAAGGTGTAG
- a CDS encoding DNA primase, which yields MRIPDSIVDDVRTASDIVDVIGAVVRLRKRGRNFLGLCPFHQEKTPSFTVSAEKQMFHCFGCGVGGNVFSFVMEHEKLTFVEAVRALAEKAGIRIPEQGGDDRGDNSEQERVLAILRLAGLRYHDHLMTGTEGKLALEYFRHRGLSDATIGAFGLGYALNSWEDLLSYARREGFDPAILEKAGLVVRREDGSGHYDRFRGRAMFPIFSPSGRTIAFGARKVREDDPLAKYINSPETPVYNKSRVLYGLSQAKDAIRDKEMGLLVEGYMDLITLHQAGFQNVVASSGTALTVEQIQLLGRYTRTVTLVYDADSAGSKATLRGGDLVLEQDIDVRVTELPAGEDPDSFIRKNGGKAFQTLLDGAVSFLDFRARQMKAEGLLTTPEGKARAMRILVETVAKMRDELKRTFFIKRLAQEYDIYESVLFRELDTVLGKRQPGSTRPERPAHSSGQTGVPSTAPVARPPVTPAGIPPIERDLLKLMLEHGSVMVRHVFEHMDMAMITSPTARAIIDVVVQHEDGGAFWDAGTIVDHLEHPVLKRIVTELTIARHEISKGWQAMGSDPPRPIPVRWPTIAS from the coding sequence ATGCGTATCCCCGATTCCATCGTCGATGATGTCCGTACTGCGTCCGATATCGTGGACGTCATCGGCGCGGTCGTCCGCCTGAGGAAGCGCGGCAGGAATTTTCTCGGCCTCTGCCCCTTCCATCAGGAAAAGACCCCGTCGTTCACCGTCAGCGCGGAGAAGCAGATGTTCCATTGCTTCGGCTGCGGGGTGGGGGGGAATGTCTTCTCGTTCGTGATGGAACACGAAAAGCTCACGTTCGTCGAGGCCGTGCGTGCCCTCGCCGAAAAGGCCGGCATCCGGATCCCCGAACAGGGCGGAGACGATCGGGGCGACAATTCCGAACAGGAGCGTGTCCTCGCCATCCTGCGCCTGGCCGGGCTCCGGTATCACGATCACCTCATGACCGGCACCGAGGGGAAGCTCGCGCTCGAGTATTTTCGTCATCGTGGCCTGAGCGACGCCACCATTGGTGCCTTCGGGTTGGGTTATGCTCTGAACTCCTGGGAAGATCTCCTTTCGTACGCGCGCCGTGAAGGATTCGACCCGGCGATCCTCGAAAAGGCCGGACTGGTCGTGCGCCGTGAGGATGGCTCCGGGCACTACGACCGGTTCCGCGGTCGCGCGATGTTCCCGATCTTCTCGCCGAGCGGCAGAACGATCGCGTTCGGTGCACGCAAGGTGCGCGAGGATGACCCGCTCGCCAAGTACATCAATTCTCCCGAAACCCCGGTCTACAACAAGAGCCGTGTCCTGTACGGACTTTCACAGGCGAAGGACGCCATCCGCGACAAGGAGATGGGCCTGCTGGTGGAAGGCTACATGGATCTCATCACCCTGCACCAGGCCGGCTTCCAGAACGTCGTTGCCTCCAGCGGCACGGCGCTCACCGTGGAGCAGATCCAGCTCCTCGGCCGGTATACCAGAACCGTCACGCTCGTGTATGATGCCGACTCCGCGGGCTCGAAGGCCACGCTGCGCGGCGGGGACCTCGTGTTGGAGCAGGATATCGATGTGCGGGTGACGGAACTGCCTGCCGGCGAAGACCCGGATTCTTTCATCCGGAAGAATGGTGGCAAGGCGTTCCAGACGCTGCTCGATGGCGCCGTGTCCTTCCTGGATTTCCGTGCGCGACAGATGAAGGCCGAAGGGCTCCTCACCACGCCCGAAGGAAAAGCGCGCGCGATGCGCATCCTCGTGGAAACCGTCGCGAAGATGCGGGATGAGCTCAAACGCACGTTCTTCATCAAGCGCCTCGCGCAGGAATACGATATCTACGAGAGCGTGCTCTTCCGCGAACTGGACACCGTGCTGGGGAAACGGCAGCCCGGCAGTACGCGCCCCGAACGCCCCGCGCACTCTTCCGGACAAACAGGTGTCCCCTCTACCGCACCTGTGGCCCGCCCACCGGTCACCCCGGCAGGCATCCCTCCGATCGAACGGGACCTCCTCAAGCTCATGCTGGAACACGGCAGCGTGATGGTCCGGCATGTGTTCGAACACATGGACATGGCGATGATCACGTCGCCGACCGCCCGTGCGATCATCGATGTGGTCGTGCAGCATGAAGACGGCGGTGCGTTCTGGGATGCGGGAACGATCGTGGATCATCTGGAGCACCCGGTCCTCAAACGGATCGTCACCGAACTCAC